The Aedes albopictus strain Foshan chromosome 1, AalbF5, whole genome shotgun sequence genomic interval TTCCCCTGTGAGCAGCGTGGCATCCAAAGGGCAACGCCTGGAATGGGACTCCCTTGGGGACATTGGTTACAACTCTAGCGATAAATTTTACTTTTGTGGGGCTGGCGATTTGAACGAAACCGAAAAGCGTTGCCTGCAGAAATATTTCGCCAAGAAAGGGCTAAACTTTGACGAAAAGGTGGTTGTAGTGAAGAACGTTCAAACTCCCCGGAAAGACGGGAAGAAAGTAGAACAGCAGCAATCGGATGAACAGAATAAGAAAATGGCAAAACAGAAGTGGCAGGACGTTTATCAAAAGTACAAAGAAAAGTATCCAAATCCTTCTGATATTACTCTGAGCATGATGAATCCGGAAGCGCAGAGTACACCGAAGGTCGCATCATTTCAGAATGTTCCGTCAAAAATCATTAAATCCACTCAGACCAGCCTGGTCAAAATTCTCACCAAAGGAGTGCAAGCCGATCAGCAGCAACCGCAGGTTGACACTACGGACAAGCAAGTTGGAACGGAAACACTTTCCTCAACGACCAATAACACGATTTCCGTTTTGGGAGCAGCTTCGGTCTGTGAACAGGTTGAAGTAGCGGAAAGTTTTGAATTCTTTTCCACGCCACCGAGCGAGCACGCCGAAGGTAAGCTATAGGGTGTCGCAAAATTAAACTTCATagagcattaaaaaaaaataacagggttcaaatgggtttctttaaaaacttcaTTTACAGAAAACATGCCTTTAACAATTGTTCTAAACTAAAATAATAGAAACAACCTTCAATTTCAATACACCCTAAAAATACAATTATAAAATTATCCAAAACTGTTTCCATTTTCCTTGTTGCACCGTAGGTAACAGTTTGAAAAGTTCTTCGGACAACTCGTCATCATCTCGGCAGCAACAGTTGTCCTCATCGCCGGGAGGCAGCAGCTCGGAGCAACCTCGAGAGTACAACTTTGAAGACGAACTACGGCTGGGAGTCACTCTGTATCACACCATTTGCGAGTCGCGAAGTTTGCCCGCCCGGGTGAAGCAAAGTTTGGTCGATAAAATATTTCGCAAAATGATGAAAAACGATCCGAAAGGTCGAACGAAGGAACAGCTGTTGCAAGACTGTTTGCATGCCAAACGGCAGCAGAACCAGCAGCCGTCATCGCCGTTGGGTGAGGATGTTGGAACGAGCACCCTAGAGAGGCAGGCAGCATTAAGTGGGGTTGAAAAGATGGGAGAGAGTGATAAAAGTTCTTCGGTGGGGCGAAGTAGTAGAGGGGCAGATGAAGTCATCGTGGAAATTGTTGATGAAAGAAATAGCGAGGGTAAAGCGGCTTCCAGTCCTGACGGTAAGTTGTCTTAGTACCTCTTTGAGTAAATAATGATCCTAGAAGATAATCActactaaaaaaaatctaattacCTCTTAATATTAAAGTTAGTGTACTGAGTCAATTATAGTTCGAAAGTAACATATTTCTATTGCGGACCTGTTACGCGACGTCTTGTGTGCTCAGTAAGTGAAgcgcttacagataatggaccgtGTGATTCGAAATTCCTCACATGCCCAGATGACACTAGTGAATGTGCAAATATGATATCTTATACATCTCAGGATCCATGATCATAAAGAATCATGGAAAGTTCGATAAAGTCAAGGACTTACAAATTATGTTAAATTTGATTCGGAACTGAGTACTACTGAGTATGCAGTTTTATATTTCTTATCTAaggatcctggttacttagagacGGTCTCTTTAGCGAAGTTATTTGGTAGGTCAAGAATTTACAGATGATGAACCGTTTAATTTGAACCTCTGCCATTGGACGATACCCACTaatgcgtgagtaaacccaaGTTGGCAACCGTCATCATAATGCACGAACCCCACCAACCGGTGCCAAATTGGTAGCAAGCTATAAGGATTCAGGagttagcagcaatatcattccaataaaggAACATTTGTTCAATAACAAGGATTCTAGtactagtatgttccttgcataccagcacttCCCATCTTTAAAGAGTTAGTACATCCCTATcccaatttgattttttttgcatttagtTTAGCCTCGGATGGGGAGGTTATTACGTATTTGCAAAGTAGAGTTGGTTAACTTAATTTTATTCAGAGACTGTAAGACACAAAGGCACCAGTAGGAAGGAATAAATATTATGATTCCGTGAATTACCAGAACCCGCGTTCAAAAATTGAAAactaggacgacactagatttcggtttggtataggggtaggcggggcattatggacacccggggcagaatggacaccctcaatattttgaaatatgcgaacttttttgaacttttaatgaatggagaatatagtccatttgtctaaaacgtagtttcaggaaagaaacattcgaaattaaaattatacttgattttacacgaaaaagttgcgtcctccgttttttgtgcatggaaattataattttcacactatctaaaataagatttagtgattaatttattgcaggtcgattaaaacctgatatttctagaacacatgcaagtagttttgctgtatctacatacttaacatgtttatattttcttctttattatatcaaaaatcaagtttggaaatatcttctgctgccggggcaaaatggacactcacctttttgaaagaagcggcaaagaaaaaatataagctaaatcacaaaccaaccaaattcttcgatttcggtacatttccggttaaatgttcactatagtagacatagggtgaaacaaattggtcaaaaaacgacagcagtggaaaatagttgttctaggcacagctgtacatgacgacaaaaacgaagctttatccaaaacagcctgaatttaaattaactgaacaaaaatgaactacttcggcgtattattcaaccaaaatagttgttttgtaatgaaatgactttataggtgtaaataatgtacgaaattcgtaaaagtctcatggtgtccatattgccccatgggggtgtccattctgccccgtatgcttgaagacggtcatgaaaaactaacatttttcgtaacattttttaaagtggataaatcatttttcttcgtgagcattcttatgcaatagatgctaaatagactttaaaaggatacatgtatcaaaaaactaaacttttttgacatcttgccaggtaaagttggcaaaaaccttagggtgtccataatgccccgcctacccctaccatatattagtgtgggtcatcggaagcgttttctcagatcaaagcttttttggttccgtttcgggtcctgagtatctgtgcaaaatttgagcatgatcggttgcgtctacactttgcgcattgcaattgaaatttgtatgggattttgtatgggaaaacatacttttttgcattttagccataaattGAAAAGTTTTGTCTGAAACTTTCTAaccaatactgtaaaatgatagcctagaatgttctgaagaactttgttgaagaccgcaaagcgatccgatgcttgtgaaaatagttataaccaacgaaccgcatgcatgtgtttatgttttaacatgtaaaggaataacaatagcaacaaaatcatgatgtttcgccaagcaatgccaacgctataactttttccataagcatcagatcacttcgcggtcttcgacaaagtttttcaggacaccctaggctatgttttcactttaacggttacatggttttagaaaaattcgagcttgttatgagagaaaagcaaaaaagtgtgttttcccatttaaaaccccatacaaacttcaaacgcgatgcgcaaaatgtagacataaccgatcgtgcccaaattttgcacacttacttgggtcctgaaatgggatcaaaaaagcattgatctgatgggataccattgaatttttcacttttccatataaacgatgacccactctaccaTATATACTATATATATATTTGGTATACCATATATACTATAGATTTGACTCCGTAACGCAACctgaaaaggtgatctacccacgttacgggctccgttaacgatcgagtatCCTttaaactatagatagtagagtaaacatagatcagcggacatcgctgagtgaaatgtttcaagcgtttGAATAGTATTTtccaagagtgcgacggttgaatatgacgtcatgcgctccattggtgtaatggtgttgttggaatcgtgacgtcatgctcgtttggatacagattttgacagttcgtttggatacaacggattcatcatcacggatctatgtttactctactatctatactttaAACCCCCTCATGGTTACCTATATGCAGACTTGAACTTCTGCAGATGggaaatatagacactatagattccatagactcgcggagacatggttgagcaatacgattttagtgtgttttgccgtgaatttagagtgtaccgagcgaatatgacgtcacgcaatccattgtcattattgaaatcgtgacgtcatgctcgtttggctacacgaactgacagttcgtttggctacagttgtcttcgcctccgcgagtctatggaatctatagtgtctataacgGGAAAGTGTCAGTCGAGTACAaggcactgaagacgaccttacagttgaggtcgaaatacgtatctgtcaaaggatgcaaattcgtaGTGGATTAAAAGGAACatcacttaacccgattttctttttacttaagtgTTAGTAGCTGCGCAACCGAAATTAGTTTTCCTTGTAGATAGTTGCACATTTTttccaagtttttgattctaggaGAATTAACATCAACTTCGAATTACATATATGTTGGGTTTTCTAtgctaaagttccttcaaaattACTTAATTCGACAATCGCTTGCAGTATTAAATCTGTTTGTTTTATAAATTTGATTTTCCAGATCCCATCGTCAAACATCTACATGAACTAAGTCTCAAAAGCAACGATGCTCGCAATCCTGCCCCACGATCAACCCAGCATGGTAAACAGTCCGTTGCTTCTTCTCGGTGCACGATCTCATCTAATACCAATTCGTCTAATCACACCGCCCGCCGGTGTCCCAATTCGATGTCGCATTCGACTGGCCCTTCTAGTGGCGATGAACGTATACGCAAAGCAATGAATGAATACCTTCAGCCGATGACCAACTCAGAGATCGATTACGCCAATCAAAAGGAATTGAAGAGAAGTCAGGAACAGGCCAAGGAGCGCAAGAATCTCGTTAGTGCGCCTTCTACGGGAGACAAAATTTTCGAATTATTCCGGAAAGAGAAGCAATCGCAGTTACTGAAAATCGACAAAAAGATAGAACACTTAAAAACTATTAAACTTCTACTGCTAGAAGAGCAGAAAACAGTTAATGATATTGGCTCAGATAGAAGAACCACCTACCCTTTAGAACTGAAGACTCGGCCACTTCCGAAGAAACCCTCCGATGAAAAGGAAAATCTCTATGAAAATACCGAACATCGTGCCAAAAGTGCTTCCAGTGCACCGGTCTACACATCCGTACACGAGGATCCGATCAGTGAGCACTCCAACAATCAAGGTACGGAGTTCACTTCCGGTTCCAGATCAGAATCAGGTTGGAACTCACACTACCACATGAAGAAGCTGATCCAGAACCGATCCAAGCTGGAAACTCCGACGTCAGATGAGAGTATTGCCACCTTCATCAAAAGTCGCAAGGATAAGTTTATCGAAAACTACGAACGTCACCGCAGGCAGATGTTTGAAGATCAACACCACATCTACACTAAGCCTTACAGCGGACGCCAAAGCAAACAGGAACACGGATATTCACGGCTGGACGAAAAGTATAGTGTACGAAATATTGCCAAGCAGAAAACGCATCTACCCAGAAGCGAAGTTTTCATCTCGTCTGATTCCATGTCCATCCCAGCGGCCAACACATTGACCAACACGACCACCCACCAGTACGATATCAAGTCATCTCGATCCAGTTCGGAAAGTCTTACTCTACACGCCAGACCAGTGGCCACCCAAACGACTGGATCAATAATGAAGACCAAACCAATTTTCGAGTCCATCCCGAAAGACGAACCCGCGTCGGTTCAGGCCACAGGATGTAACTGTCCCTGCAATTGTCCCTGTCGGCATCGACATCCTTCGAAACCCCCATCAATGGGCAATCCAGTTGTAAGTGCCCCATCATTACAGCATACGGAAATGATTGATGACACGCAACCCAGGCTGGACAAACAACAGCAAACGAAGCCCAGCTCGATCGCCTACGTCATTACTTTCCAGGGCGATAAAGGGGGGAAGGGTTCGAAAGGACGGAAACAAGTCTCCGAAAAGGACCAAGTTTACAACCGTTCATCGAACACTTCCAGTGACACCAGCTCCAGAACAAACCAAAGTGACGCATCCGATCTTCTTCCTCCTAAGGAACAACTTCAGCGAAATCGGCCGGGTACGTTGCTGCGGCTGAAGGAACGCCAAAAGTGCGTAAACGAGTTGAACAAACTGCGATCGGAGCGCAACAAGCAACGGAAGAAACTGCTGCTCCTGACGTCGGACGATTCGTTGAAGAAATCCGATGCCAAGGATCGGCTGCCGCCACCTCCGTTAGGTAAGTTTGGTTTTAAAAGGTTGACCTAAGTCACCCCGTTTAAATTACATGTTTATTCCGAATTCGCCCTTTCCCAGCTCAACGGCGCATATTCTCATCGAAAGCTATACGGGAAAACACTCGGCGCCAGGTGCGGAATCTACCGGAAGTGCTGCGGAAAAAGGAAATCGAAAAATCCAACAATCTCAAGCGTAAGAATCTGATCCTGCGAGACAACTTTAACCGGGTAGGTTGAGCAATAGATTCCTTAAACATGCAAGGAATAGAGTCTAACAAAATATTTCACTTTCTTTTAGAAGCTGCAACAAAAAGTGCTCCATGGTCAGGTGGATTTGTCCAACAGCGTTCGTGTAATGCAGTAGTGAAGAACTGGCGCGTGGCGGTCGTTGGCGTTTTAGTTTCATTTCAGTGCCTAAGTACAAACAGAAATCTGTGTTCGTTGAAAATGTGTCTTATTAAAAATGTTATTGTATTTTGAGCACGTTGGTTCACCGGTTTCTCTTCTATGGAACACGAAAGAAACAAAAATGAGCTATTTAtacaatgagttgcaaaaagatgattttttttagaatgtgtcgtacatttatccaacggttcttgccgagttggataaatgagTGCTGAAAAATTAAAGTTATGCAATAAGTTGCATACAATTATTTTTTGCATTATATTAGTCGTTTGGGTTATTATTAACCCCAATACCCCCACTAGGATTTCTTGAGATACGTTATCGATTTGGCGGCATGAAGTCCTCTTTCAAAATTGTGGCTCTGATATGGTTCACTAATGTTTGAGTCTTTAGTTTTAAGCtattgtattattttttaaaaaaataaagatttCAATCAAAGGAAgaagaaaatcattcaaaggGGGTTTTCCCCTCTATCaaaattttgagtaaaaaaaattataatacacactatttttaattcgctggaaaccagcaaaaatttgctggtttttgacatgctgttAATTCAGCATTCCATCCAGCAAAATATTTTTTGCTGGATCTTCAGTATCGTGTATTGACAGCTTATTTTGCTGGTTGACCAGCAATGGATcagtaaaataactaaaacggccgctatgaaatgaacagatagcgccaccgtagccttgtgtgtttgacgtaactcgactgctgtcactgtgttaccgtccatatacggtggcgcttttgttttgatgcggtgagtagcgaaaaagtcggcttcaatgatccattttgTCCGTGCTCGACTCCAgctggatttttttgtttttttttttcaaatgtttacaaattttccagtTTTATAAATAAATGGTATCTTTGATAATTTACAGTTAGCAAACAATGCTCAAAGGCTTGGAATATCCATAAAAGATGCGGTGCCTTACATTTTGTGCTGCAAAGGGCTTTTTGTTGGAATTGCTATGAATTCTTGGCGATTTACTAAATGTTGAGAAGATGAGTGCGCAACATAGTTCCCGGGGAAACTGCAAGTGTTTGACACATGATTTGCTGTTTATCAGCAATGGATcagtaaaataactaaaacggccgctatgaaatgaacagatagcgccatcgtagccttgtgtgtttgacgtaactcgactgctgtcactgtgttaccgtccatatacggtggcgcttttgttttgatgcggtgagtagcgaaaaagtcggcttcaatgatccattgcaaTCATTGCTGATTCATCAGTTACCATTACTGATGTTTCAGTGAAATAAAATTTGCTGGTTGCATCTCAGCAATTCATATTGCTGGATGAGAAAtcgaaaatttggtgtgtaccaataatatttttttattgatacaactTATTTcagttctataaaaaaaaattgatactaaaataaaaatattgatcACCCTAACATTCAACATGTTTTGGCTACCCTCCAAAAGATGTCGCGTCCTGGTCGCACTCAAACTCACCACTGATTCGCGACAACCCGCGCCAGTTTTTCCGATCTGTGACAGCTATTTCGCCAGTGCAGTGGTGAATTTTCCGCGGATTTCGCCCACTTTTCATTCATCGCTTTGACTTTTTGTCACTGTGCGCGTACGTACGAGGAAAATCTCTGCCGAGCGAGAGCTGAAGCTGTTCACTACTCTGGTGCCAGAAGAGGTCACAAAGTTTTTTCTCGTCCACCCGTCAGCACTTGTGTGTCGTCGCTCATCCCGAGTCGAGTGTGTCCGGGTTTTTCGGTGTCACGCGGCAGTTCAGCAGCACCACATCCATCCATCGTCCACCGTGCTAGAAGCGGATTGGAGGAACAAGTCGCGGAACATCAGCAGGCAATAGACCAGTTTGTGAGAGGTAGCAGCCAGCAGGAgacgatagaaaaaaaaatgtccgtCAATCGTACCATTTCGGCCCACCAGGCCGCCAAGGAACATGTATTGGCCGTGTCCAGAGACTTCATCTCGCAGCCACGACTGAGTAAGTACCGAGGGAACTCGTTTTGATCCGGTAAAAGTGCGTTTTTCTGCGGGGAGATTTGGCCCCGAAAAAATGGTGTAAAATTTGCGTAGCTTGGAAGTGTCATGTGATAACCTTCGGGGGGAAGATCTTTGATTTCGAGTTAGTAGTCCTGAAGGTTTTGTAAGTTTTCTCGATTGCATTTTGGTATTAAGGTGTTAAATAATCCTGTAATCCGTAAAATACCAGAAAAAGAAATGAAATTATCGATTAGTTGCCGATAAGTTGATAATCCGGAGTTACAAATGAATGCAAAAAAACATCATTGCCTGCGATCAAATTTGCTAAAGCTAATGCATTTTGTTTCCACCAGAATCAATTCCAACTTTTCCAGTAGCTGAAATTCCGTAAAAATAATggattttattaaaatttccGTCATTAACAAACAGAAAATCCGAAGGAAAATTCTGTTTTGATGTCACATGACTGTCAAAACACCTGACTCTCGCTCGCCTGCCACAAAGTGGTGTTCATTGAGTGGTCGCTCTGTCTCTCGCCCTCACAAACACCATCCCGCGGTGCGCAGATTTCCTCTGGCAGGGAGCAAGAGTGTGCGTTGTGCATCACAAATTGCTGTTGCTGTTTCGTTCTGGCGATCGATTGTTTTCATGACTCGGGCTCATACTCTCCCTGTCTCACGCAACTCGCCGTTCCGTTTTACACACGATACCGTACGGCACACGAGCGTTGGACGTAGAGTTGTAGTAGTGTGGTAGTAGTGGCGAAGTGGATTTGCAATCGCCATCACTATCTGATATGAATGGGTGAGTGCTGATGAATGGATTTCTCTCGGCAACCAGCTGAACAATTTGCAGTGTATTTTTTGATGAATGACCTACTGCAGATCATTAATAAATTCATACTTCGTTGCGTTTCATTTAACAATCATTAATGACTGTTGTTAAAGTTAAAGTATTGAATTGAAAGAACCGACTGGCTTTGCTTTGCATTTTGAAGCAAGTTTGAAGTCAATATGAGTCGTCAGATAAGATAGCGTTTATCAATTTTGTTTGGCCAGCAGAATGGAGACGACAGAGCATCACATGCTTCCTCAGTTATGTAAAATTAATTAACTGTTAGATATTTTCATGACTTAAGGACTTAATCGCGATCATAGTATTTTTAGTAGTTAATTTACATTCAGTAACGTAAATTTTATAATcttcaaataaatatgttaatttatgttcaattttatacgTTATTAGCGACTGCAATGttctttttaattattttattttatgctTAAGGTGGTCATGGggtcaagtctccaatgcaagggGAATAATTAGGGTTCGGGACCACTTCAGCAGGGGCTACTTCACTTATAGCTCAGTCGATTGCATACTAATTGGCGTGGATTTTTTCACTAGGGTAAACAATGAACATATCATGCAAAATTAGTATAATATTGATTAAGTTCTAAGCGAAAATTGCCCTAAATAGGGCCCTTGCTGAAGTTGCCCTGCATTCCAATTGGAATTAGGGAGTAACTTAGGAGAGAGTACAATCTCTTAAGTCCCGCGACTTTTAAGGTTTGCGTGACTTCAAGGATTAGTGATTAACTTGATGTATTGGGCTGTTAGAAAAATGCCGTGTTAATTGAACGTAATTCACCTTTATGCTGCTTTTGTGGGTTTTACTCGGGTCCATATCTTGGAATCTGCTTTCTGATACTTCTTTAATGCATAGGCATAGTTGCATTTTAAAATTGTCCTTTTTAATGTTGCAATGTATGAAATGGAGGTACCGTcaatgtaccagtagccgctcgtgttccaatagccgctcaccgcCATGAAACTGATGTTTATTGGCATAAATATGTGCAATCCTCCCCGTTTAAATGTAATTCGGCACGCACATTTTGAATATCCGtgataaaaatattgtatttatggTGGTGAACCTAATTTTTACgctcgtgagcggctattggaacacgatgttacgggtataaatatttgttacaattataagacagaataattgttaaatgtgttataaattctgtattcgtgcgttctttgtgttctatgttttattttaacttgtaaatattccccgagcTTAAAtatacatttatagggttctggaaaaatagaggcccatgaaatgcaatccaatattgattgccaactttcaggctatttcgggcagcggtcaagtgctagagatgtaaacctttccctgccacggacttcaagttgttgagctctagtatcgaaccctgaaacgggatgcccgatta includes:
- the LOC109430212 gene encoding centrosome-associated protein Alms1a yields the protein MANFSGNSRVTDQIMDYYLKFGQNRDLEKFLRLRASTTRSSSDGSIPTTTGLHGAEAEQRSGGKIGRSLENLSTLSKQKQDEERGARSAELLNASGGSDRSKSGQQQKDDATKEGNSKSDPVVENVVVKETKSEKKSGRNFNFNLESVIEIKLPQMTTVSQPIVVSPPRGILAAAPIIHEISTAGTQTMPEGRSVEQQTEEPIRPIVKPVQKKSGNLNVEETIDSTRDVSPVSSVASKGQRLEWDSLGDIGYNSSDKFYFCGAGDLNETEKRCLQKYFAKKGLNFDEKVVVVKNVQTPRKDGKKVEQQQSDEQNKKMAKQKWQDVYQKYKEKYPNPSDITLSMMNPEAQSTPKVASFQNVPSKIIKSTQTSLVKILTKGVQADQQQPQVDTTDKQVGTETLSSTTNNTISVLGAASVCEQVEVAESFEFFSTPPSEHAEGNSLKSSSDNSSSSRQQQLSSSPGGSSSEQPREYNFEDELRLGVTLYHTICESRSLPARVKQSLVDKIFRKMMKNDPKGRTKEQLLQDCLHAKRQQNQQPSSPLGEDVGTSTLERQAALSGVEKMGESDKSSSVGRSSRGADEVIVEIVDERNSEGKAASSPDDPIVKHLHELSLKSNDARNPAPRSTQHGKQSVASSRCTISSNTNSSNHTARRCPNSMSHSTGPSSGDERIRKAMNEYLQPMTNSEIDYANQKELKRSQEQAKERKNLVSAPSTGDKIFELFRKEKQSQLLKIDKKIEHLKTIKLLLLEEQKTVNDIGSDRRTTYPLELKTRPLPKKPSDEKENLYENTEHRAKSASSAPVYTSVHEDPISEHSNNQGTEFTSGSRSESGWNSHYHMKKLIQNRSKLETPTSDESIATFIKSRKDKFIENYERHRRQMFEDQHHIYTKPYSGRQSKQEHGYSRLDEKYSVRNIAKQKTHLPRSEVFISSDSMSIPAANTLTNTTTHQYDIKSSRSSSESLTLHARPVATQTTGSIMKTKPIFESIPKDEPASVQATGCNCPCNCPCRHRHPSKPPSMGNPVVSAPSLQHTEMIDDTQPRLDKQQQTKPSSIAYVITFQGDKGGKGSKGRKQVSEKDQVYNRSSNTSSDTSSRTNQSDASDLLPPKEQLQRNRPGTLLRLKERQKCVNELNKLRSERNKQRKKLLLLTSDDSLKKSDAKDRLPPPPLAQRRIFSSKAIRENTRRQVRNLPEVLRKKEIEKSNNLKRKNLILRDNFNRKLQQKVLHGQVDLSNSVRVMQ